The Glycine soja cultivar W05 chromosome 3, ASM419377v2, whole genome shotgun sequence genome window below encodes:
- the LOC114406509 gene encoding glycine--tRNA ligase, chloroplastic/mitochondrial 2-like, with amino-acid sequence MRFLTKQPKVKNRSKNKTSGNSSFGLLNTSSAVIQVETAKSYSISMKNVVINVSVEDRKKIIFEQSNALAESVNGQILIPKGLLDEVVNLVEAPFPVLGKFKETFLDLLKDLLTMVMQKHQKYFAVCDANGQLLPYFVAVANGAIDETTVRKGNEAVLWARYEDAKFFYEMDTCKRFSEFRKQLKNILFHEKLGTMLDKMTRVENMVTKLSCLLDINEDVQQIIRDASSLAMSVLATAVVTEFTSLSGIMGRHYALRDGYSDQIAEALLEITLPRFSGDILPKSDADIVLAIADRLDSLLGLFTAGCQPSSTNDPFGLRRISYGLVDKGVNAEFVRSILVERANFPCLAAKSAYKMEELSKGTFS; translated from the exons ATGAGATTTCTTACTAAACAGCCAAAAGTAAAAAACAGATCAAAGAATAAGACTAG TGGAAACTCGTCCTTTGGTCTTCTTAATACTTCTTCAGCTGTTATCCAG GTGGAAACTGCAAAATCttattcaatttcaatgaaaaatgTGGTAATCAATGTTTCAGTTGAG GACcgtaagaaaattatttttgagcAATCTAATGCATTAGCAGAAAGTGTAAATGGCCAAATTCTTATTCCAAAAGGTTTGCTTGACGAG gtTGTAAATCTTGTTGAGGCACCTTTTCCCGTGCTTGGAAAGTTTAAGGAAACCTTCTTAGATCTTCTAAAAGATCTTTTGACTATG GTTATGCAAAAGCATCAAAAGTATTTTGCTGTATGTGATGCTAATGGACAATTATTGCCTTATTTTGTTGCT GTTGCAAATGGAGCAATTGATGAGACTACAGTGAGGAAAGGAAATGAAGCTGTGCTCTG GGCTCGCTATGAAGATGCTAAGTTCTTTTATGAGATGGACACTTGTAAAAGGTTTTCAGAATTCCGAAAGCAACTGAAAAACATTCTCTTTCAT GAGAAGCTTGGAACCATGCTGGATAAGATGACTCGTGTTGAAAACATGGTTACTAAACTAAGTTGCCTCCTAGATATCAATGAAGATGTGCAACAAATTATCCGGGATGCTTCCTCACTTGCTATGTCTGTTCTTGCCACTGCAGTTGTCACTGAATTTACATCACTTTCAGGAATTATGGGGCGTCATTATGCCCTTAGAGATGGATACTCAGACCAG ATTGCAGAGGCCTTGCTTGAGATCACACTTCCTAGATTTTCTGGGGACATACTTCCCAAAAGTGATGCTGACATAGTTTTGGCAATTGCTGATAG ATTAGATAGCCTGCTAGGTTTATTTACTGCTGGTTGTCAACCTAGCTCCACAAATGACCCGTTTGGTCTACGAAGAATTTCATATGGTCTT gtTGACAAGGGGGTGAATGCAGAATTTGTTCGATCGATCCTTGTAGAAAGAGCAAATTTTCCCTGTCTTGCAGCAAAATCAGCGTATAAA ATGGAAGAATTATCTAAAGGAACCTTTTCCTAA